In Sesamum indicum cultivar Zhongzhi No. 13 linkage group LG1, S_indicum_v1.0, whole genome shotgun sequence, the sequence TGTGCATAAAATGTCATCATTGTTAGGTGGAGCACTTTTCGTTGCTGATGACCTGCTCCCTCAAACTCCATTTCTCCATGCTGGTTGGCACCTTGCTGCCGCTGTTGGAGTAAGCACTCTCAACAAGCTCCTCGAGTAGTTAGACACTCCAAATCATCCTCACCAATTTGCCGAAAACACCTACATTTCCCACATGCATTTTCCAAGTTTGCAATTTATAGGTATGACAATTAGAGGATATGCCACATCAAAACAGCATCTGGCATTCCAGCTGGTTCTACAGCTATCTAGAAAGGGATTTGCAATGTGTAATGCTATATTAGCATATAGTTCAGGTAAGTAGTACATTTGGATTTTTCTAAACTTGCAGAAATGGCAATCTGGCGTTGcctttaattgaaaataatcattttttggAAGGGGAAGAGTATCAGCTAAGTAGCTGGACTTAGCTGCCATTCATGTAATGATACTAATTCCTatcttcttaattaattaatggttCAGATTGTAACTCTTCTCTTAGTCGTGAATATAGTCTTATAAACTGTTTGCACATAATTAAGAGCTGGGTGTATTTAGATCCTTCCAGTACAGTAACAATCGTTTTGAACTCATCAGTCAAACCATTTCTCTATTATCGAATGCATTATTGAGGGTACTGATGAGATCAGTAATACTAATTGTATGTGAATTCTGGCAAGCAGGCACGGGTGTAATGTAACCTATAGCGTCAGTTTCTGGTTGTACCTGTGGGTAGGAGTATTGATTGAATGCTTGAATGCACTTGTAATGAGATGCATATTTCACACTTAACAGTTAACAGGTACGTGGGGGGGAGGtctagttaattattatttcaaccATCCATTATAAATGCGATAGCGAAAAGTACTACTAATAAGCTGATATGCATGAACAGATATTATCTGACATAATAGCGCCGAAATGAttcttcaataataaaaacataagagGAAAAGGATGGAGTTAATGTATATAGTTAGTAGTTGGAGATAAACATGATGAGTAATAAAGAGACGTCATAACAATGATGTACATGGTAGCACTCGCACGAGTGCACaatgaaatgtaatttatgtgAGGCACCCTACTTTCTCCAATAATGCGTCAAATCATGGTGTAAATATTGATGCAATCTGCAACACAAATTAAACACTTAAGTAGCTAGCTAGTAGACTAATAAGTCAAAGATCAGTAATGAAAACGAAACGCCATAAATGAAGAGCTAGGTCTCAATTAAACTACGTTCTTGAAGAGACAAAGAAGTAAATTCTAGCAGCTGCAGGTTGGAGGAATATATGATGATAATAAGAAATTGAGTGAGAGGTTTACTTACTTTTGAGCAttattaatcaagaaaaagaaggcaaAGTCTTTTGCCCTCTTGGAGTGGGTGTGTGAGAGGGGGCAGATTGGAATATTGTGAAGAGGAAGAGAGGGGGTTGTTGATGTTTAAGTTGCATGTGGGGGGCCTAGTGCGGTGTGGTATATGAAGAATGTATAGGTGCATGGTATAAAGACATTAAAAGGACCGTAATGACACACTTGTCATAATCTCATCATCATTGTCAAGTCGCTGTAAAGTATCCATCTCTCCCAGAATTTCACGCCTCCCTTTGTTTCATCTCTATTCAATTCTCTTTCTCTGGCCCTTTGTCCCCCTTTCAATTCTGTTGTTGTGCGTACTCATGTACTGTACGCGTGTATATACACATAGCTAATGGATCATGCGGGTCAACCTACCTATACCTgtacacaatatatatatatatacatatatattacatgctcctcttctttaatttgttgtaaaaccaagaaaattatatatccatCCGTTCTCCCTCCCTTTGTTTTCTTGTCAAGTCTTTATCTCTGAAACTCTGAAACCTTATTGTCTACATTTCTTTAACCTTAGAGAATTCTTTTTCACTGATTTCTAAAAGCTACTCGACACCTCCAAAATCTACACTTTCATGCATCATTAACCAATGCCGGCCATGCATACCCTTCAATGTTAATACCCCTCCCTCCTATACGTACATGAGTTCTCTCTTCTTCAGACTTAGCGcctatcttttattattagtatattttactaGCAATTAACGTTTTACAACTCtatctcacacacacatacagaGAGAGGGGATGTGGATGATGGAGAGTAATAATCATGAGCATGGCAAAGAGTTGATGAGGATGTCAACGTCGGCGTCAACCGACGGCCCGAAGCTGCGGCCACTTATGCCAAGGCCAATTAGTAGCTCCAACAGTACCAAGAGCAGCAGTAGCACATTTTCTACAATTACATCAACTCTCCCTTGTTGCATTCGAAACCCTAATAATATCCTTACATGGAATTATCCCATAAGCATGATTAATACCTCaggtaattaattttcaatactAAATTTGCAGGTAGTGGTACATATATACTCCTTCAGCTGATTCTGATACTGGCCAGCTAGTCATGCATGTTTAATTTGTAGGTTGTGTGATTAATGATTATTGCGTTAAAAGGGATGATGAGATAATTAAGACGGCGCCTTTGGTGAGTGGAAGATGGAGCCCTACCAGAGAGCAAGTGCAGGCTCTTGAAGAAATGTATAGGCGTGGAATCAGAACTCCATCTGCCGATCAAATCCAGCAGATTGCAGCAAAACTGAGGAGGTTTGGTAAAATCGAAGGCAAGAATGTGTTTTACTGGTTTCAGAACCACAAAGCTAGGGAGAGGCAGAAAAAACGTCGTCAGCTTCAGCTCATACCTCTACCTGCAAATAAGATTCACCATCAAACACTTGCATCTGCACCTCCAGgtaatcatataatttcaatCACCACTCACatttttaatgtataatttacataaactaAAACGTTCGTGTTTTGCAGAATTGAGGCGGagatattttgatattgaacATCATAAGAAGTTGCCTAACCCTTCAAACTGCACCACACATTCCGAGGTATACATATCTATACGTTTTTTCCTGTATTTACCTAATTAGTACTTAATATATCTGATAGCTAGATCTCTTGCATGCTAATTACACTCCTTTtgctttctgtttctttttttcccccaacttctattctaaaaaattcatcattttctagaCGATGTATATTTACAAAGTTGAACGTACTTCCACACGATTTTCCTCTTGGAATGCAAATGTATTTAgattaatgtattaaaaaaaattaatttatatattttccgGTTACaaattgaattagaatttataatatgtttagaACATTAATTGGGGGTCCtccatatttttattgaattgtggatatgataaaggcgagtgttatttttgttgacaagtgataaaatatatattttcaaattaataatagaaaataagaatttgaGTTTGAGAATGAATACAAACATGTACTTAATTAGTAGTATCTTTGCACAAAACTCAACATCCGACTTAATTGATACTTTACAAGACAAAAGCAGAGGCAAAAATTATGGGGCAATAATATGGTATGAAGGTCAAAAAGTTGGAAGGCAAAGAGAAAAAGTAAAGGAAAAGGTTTGTATGATGGAAAAAGAATTGAGGCCAAAAGGCTGCATTCTATACTTTCTGTTGGGGGTGTTGCTATGATAAGTTAATTTAGAATGTGTTGGGAGAAGTGCAAAATTCACTCagcttttttattaattgttataatgCTCAGGATTCTGCAGTATCAATGCACGGATCAGTGATAGCagaatattgtaataaagATGGGTGGACACACAAGGAATTACAGCAGAAGACCACAACACCACACAAAATTCAAACCTCCTGCCGATTGGACTTATCTTCTTGCTTCTCTGTCCAACCAATTACTACTGCAGATCAAGAAAAGACAAAGCCCTTAATTACTGCACTAAACCTCAGCTTATTACTGCCCCCCAAGGATCTTGATCATCACAATTATATTGTTAGGAAtgagataaaagaaaatgatcaaaCTCTTGAGCTGTTTCCCATTGGGACTGGGAGGAGCAATGATCTTCATGAGCCAGAGATTCATGATGTCTCAACCACAGAAACCAAATTAAGACCTAATGAGTTTATTGAGTTTCttccaacaaaaaattgaagccTTCTTTCCTCTCTTCATCCAAGTAATTAAAGTGCTAGTTTGTAGCAAATTGAAGATGTACTTTACTCTGTGACTTTCTTTACTTCAGTTACATTCGTGTTAATTTGTATCTATCTGCATCAtgtattgcttaattaatgtcttcaatatatatttcattaatctcaaatatatgaaaatccATGTGAAGTATATCATGGTTACTACATATGATCAATTGAACTGCTAATCCTcttggaataattataaaaaaagaacaccACTTAGGATGCATAGGTTGATGCCAAGGGACCAACCACGAAATCTAGACAGAATCTAAAGGAGAAGAGCAATAGCTACTAAGCAGAAGCAGTAGCCTCAGGACATAAGAGGGTGGCAGCTGGCAGTCTGTCGTCTGTCTGTGTCTGCCGCTCTGGGTTGCCTTGTCCCAGCTAGACAAAACGAACCACAGCACACAGTCAGTGAACAAGTCAACAGATTAGTCCATTTCTCGCATAGCTGCTGCTTTGGGTTTTCCGCAACAAATTAAATCCCATTACCTCTTTTTGCATGAGACCATTTGATATTCAAGTCTGCTCTCACGCATTTCAAATAATCCAGCTACTTCCAAAACATTCAATTCCAGCTAGCATGTATCTCAATCAATCCACTTCCTCAACATTAAATTCGAGCAAGCATCTATCTTAATCAATGTACTTCCTTACCATTTCTCGGGACGCCTGCTGGTTCTGGTTTTCCATTGTTCATAAGTAAGCTTCTGCATTGTTGCCAAATCTTTAAAATGGTAACAACAATATTGAGGTTATTGTTAAATGAGTGCGTAGAACCTGAAATGTTTAACCCTTTCATATTATTTGTCAGAGCTTTGAAAATTTCTTAACCCTTTTCTATCATTTGTTGAAACTTCTACAACTCTATAATtaaagtaaagaaaaaattgcattcatCAAATGGAAACAGAGCACGTCATTTAAATAACACCAAAGGCATGTAATCGGAATAGTAGGAATTAAGAGTGGATTGAAAACcacaaatacagaaaataaataaatatataaaagccAGAATATGGAACTAATGGAACCCAAATATAGAATTTTCGCTTGATATATAACATCCATCCTGTTTTCTACCATATTATACAGCTGAAACAACTAATGTACAGTACAAACATGGACACATCACGTCCAAATCCCTCTTCCTTAGTCTATCCACAACTTAGATACAGTCCCTCACACAAAGAATTCATGTATAATTAACGCCTCTCCAGTAAACATTGAGTCCTCTTCCGGCATTGTGGTTAATCGACAACTACCCCTTGTACCAGGCAAAGAATCATTCTTCCAACAAATCAACATTGCCACTCCAAAAATGCCTTCTCTCCagaggaaaggaaaaaaatgaaagaatcaCAATCAAGATTTGGGGTTAGATGCCACGAGCAGacaaataatagaaacaaaaccaacTCGCTGGTTGCACTTGAACAATCACGTCACAGATGATGATCTTGAATCTTCAGTTTTATTTGCTTTGCACATGCAATCTGGACAAGGAAACGAATATATCGAGTCATTAGGTCTCTTCAGTTGAAGACCTTTTGAAGCGCTATGTGCTCGCATACTTAGCATCTGCTTCTTGAAGCCTTTCCACCTGAGAGATAGAACCAACcaaatgcataaaattaatgaacttGCAATATCACTCCACCAGTACAGAGAATTTGTGAAGTAGATTTCccaataaaattcattaccCAATACTTGGATTGTCAAATATTAAAGCCAACTTCCGCTTGTCAGGCTTAATTGTCCTGGAGTGTCCACCATACAAATATCTTCTGTGCCCCAAAAGAAAATGTGGAAAGTTTCCACCTTGAGTTGTTACAAACACTTCACTGTGAAGACAAACAGTGTAGTCTATAGCAGCCATTCTGGATGAGTAATTctgaaattaaataactcaAGTCAAAACACATTATAGGTTGAGACCATGAAAGCTAATTGCATAGATAAAAGATAGCTCTTGATTAAGACCTGAAATGGAGCTAGTTCCTCAGCAGATGCCAACGTCTCTTTTGTTTGCAATAACGGAAACATTTCGAGAAGAGGAGCCATATGCCTCTCAGAGTCATATATCTTTCCAGATGCCAAATAGATAGAAGTACTTTTGCTAAAGCCCATCCCCCTCAGCATCAGACCTACCTGATCCACATAACATAAGGGTTATgagttattcaaaattatgcaGAGAAAATCCTCGTTATTCAGAGATGTAACGTAATTCCAAGAAGATCAAGGTGAATCAAATATAGAGATAAAACATGAATATCAGGTCTCAACAAAAGGATGTAGATCAATCATGGGAAGATCAATATTGTGAATTAACATTCTTGTAAATCACAAACCAGCTATCAACATAGTTGTACTATttaaagaaagcaacaaagaaaACCAGAATGGGATTAGGGGAGTGgataatcatatataaaaaaaattcacttcCTGAAAGAGCAGTTATATCTATGTAGAATAGTTATACATTGGAATCATGCAATTTTCACACACAGCCATGGCTCGCAAATGCACCCATGTCCACCACCTCTATACGTCCTCACTCGACATAAGATATTGTGATTAACATAACACCAGAGGAAACTGATTTCACATAAGATAGTCTTTGTGATAGATATTCAGCAACATCATCTGGACAGATTTTTGTAGGTCATGTAAGACCTCCTTCAAGTCATGAACCTGCTTAACTACTCTTACTAACCCAAACCCAGTGCAAATTGTATTTCAGTCGCAATGGCTAAACTCAAACTTCTGGTTATGTGCAACCAAACACCTGCTTATTCTCCGTTCAAAGTACCTCAGCACACTAGCTTGTACTGAGAAACAAGCTTAAGTAACCAaacaaataactaaaaaaatattagcaaaagaaccacattatattttgaaacCTACCTTGAAAAAGTTCAATAAAGTTACAACATAAACTTGATAAAAGTATGAAATAGCATGCCACTCAGAAAAGGACGTCCGGAAGTCAACCAAAAAGGAACCAAGAAGACCCTAGCCCATTTATTCCCCCcatatttcaaaatgatttCGGGCATTTTTACCTAATACATGAATTCTATAGCATCTTTGAAAGAGGAAACCAACAAAACATCAAAACCTTAGGCTAatcaaagagaagaaaatgtcAGAATCATACTTAATGCATATGCCTCATTGGAATCAGCTTACTCCTATAATATCTTCCTCAAGTTGACCATTCATGCCAGTCCACCCAACATCATATTTACAGTCAATATGcacatttttctcatttcagtCAAAACTGGGACGTGCAATTCTGCCTTTCTAAACAACAAACTCGCAGGGGTGGAATGGAATGGGAAGGAAACTGAAGACAATGCTAATTAAAAGTACCTCTAAAGGTGTTAAGGGACAACTTCCATTTAATCTGATTTCTCCCGGAAGTATGATACGACCTGGTTTAGTAAATTTTCCTCTCCAACCTCTTTCTCTGGCAGCATCCATGTCTGTCTTTTCTTGCTCGCCACCATCATATACACAACAAGAGAAAGCTACCATATCCTATAGAAGAACATAgttaattcttgaatttttgaaagagTACAGATACAATCAAATTCATATTGGTCCAGATTAACCTCCTCAAAGCGAAGATGCACAGATATATATTTGCCACTATTGTTTGCACTGCGTTCTTTCATTCTTGCCACCAAAGTTTCACCAAGAGATAATATGGGATTCGAGAACCTTAGAGCTTGATAATTTGCCAAGCATCTAAGCCGTTGTACAGCTGGAGGAGCATCAAATGACAGTCGATTTGCAAATGGTGCAATCCTTATAATCCTGAGTTAGCAAATTACATAACAGTAAAAACATGAAACTGAAGAAACAAGTAAATGAAATTCTCAggaatcaataataaaaagaattgtagcaacagaaaaaaatattatacaaaacAGAGATATCTGGTCTATGAGCAATAAAGGGCgaagaaattcaaaacaaaatgcaaaattaggATGGCAATGAAATTGAAGGCAATGACATAAGCAAACACAGGCACTCAAGTACCAATCCACCACTATGTTAAATTCCTTTACATCAGCGATTTGCAAAGGGTGCAATCTCTATCACCCTGAGTtagcaaattacaaaaagGTGAAAGCTTGAAACTGaagaaataagtaaaaaagatGCTCAGGAATCGATAACGAGAAGAATCATaacagaaaaaatatcacGCAGAATGGTGATATCTGGCCTATAAGCAATAAAGGGtgataaattcaaaacaaaatgcaATATTAATTGGTCTTAATGTATTCAAGGCAATGACCAAAGTGAACACAGGCACTCCAGGATAAACATCAATCCACCACTTTGGtaaattcttttatacaaTAGTCATATTGTGCACATCGCCATTGGAACATCACGAATAGCATAGAACTAGAAggatctaaaatataaattatgcaccatgttagtcaaaaaaaaggaaaaactcaAATGGACGTGCAAAAAGATCCGACAATAGAAcaaagggaaaaggaaaaagaacgaCTTATTTGTAGTAATTTTTGCTACAagatatcaattaaaatatacattgtATAACTTGCAACTATGAAAAGTGGGTATACAAGTCAAATGTTTTCCCTGAGCAAGCAAATAATCATCTAGGTGACTTGCAGGATAAGTCCAATGAATTGTATTATCGGAAATCTCCAATGCATTGCACAGGCTGATTAACCATTGCAGTGATTAAAAAAGGTTAGAGAAATGTAAACCAGAAAACCTTTCGAACCTACTTTTCCTCAAGCAGCTTCGGAAGAACTGTATCCCTATAGAATTGGATTGATGACCATGCCTTTATCCTGAAGTTGTAGACGTTGCTCAAGTTATAGTCAAATCGTTCCATTATGTACCCTGGAACAGTTTTAACTATCCGAACATCATTTTGCAGGGATTTGATGAAAAATCCTTCATCATATATGTCTCCAAACTTGCTGCATGTCAAAAACCAGTATCAGTCATTTCTACTCTTTTTAATGAAAGGATGTCACATCACAAGTTAAATTCtgcaatgattatttatttaattaaaagggaaaaatccAAACCAATTCATTGCCATGATGACAAAAGAGGAAAGAAGATTGAAGACACCTCAAGGTGAATAccaattgcattttttgttaatatcgacTAAAGAAGCCAATTAACCAAATCATAACTTGACCCACAGACAGACTGTGGAGCAGGCAGCCAATAGGCTTTCACCTCAAAATAATGCATATTTTTCCCTTGCCATCAATCATTTACAATCAGAACATTTCTCACAGCTGTACgcataaatttttcatatttgttcCAGTAAGCATGATCCTTGCTATATATTTTCGGTCAATTAATGCACCGCTTGGCAGCAACAATCATGTGACCCACCTTCTATCTCTCCAGATGCTGTGGAAGTGGAAGTTTGGAATTACAAGAGTTGCATTAAGGTAGCCTGCCACAGCCACAGCATTGCATATCTGGAAACACCAAAACCAGTGAGAGAGCACATGTTGCCAATCACACAAACTAATACGAAGTTATTAAATCATAAGAAATAGACAATGGTAACACATAATATGTACCGATGTTCTCTGCTGATTCAGACCACCGTTGGcctcaataaatatatatccattTGACTCAGGTAGACCTACAATGATAAAGtatgttttataatttctgaAGCTTGTTTGAAGTAACAGCAAAATGAAGAATACAATGACAGACAAAAGAGCATGATATCCGGAATATATCCACTTGACTCACGTACGTCTAGAACAATATAATTCGGGCAAACGTCTAGCCTACAATTGTCTTATTACATTTGCCAGCCCCTCTTCCTATGAAAATATAGAACTAAGTTTTATCGTTTGAATTATGAAGCCTAAGAAGATCAATGATGCATTGAAGACAGCAATcctgaagaaaacaaagaaactcTAAGAAAATCTGTACCTTGCAAGGACTTGTTGATGCATGGTCTCCATTCTCGGCCTTTATAAGAGTGTTTCCATATAGTTGATATCTGTACAGAAGTTCAAGATAACTTATATTAATAGCAACAAACTGATGATTAACAGAAACAGAtacatattaatatgaaaggttaagttgttattttgaaaagaattatGCTTGTTGTTGATAATGCTATGCTAATTTTCACATATGACTTATTCAATAGGCACACCCACATAAACTCCATCTAGCAACTTATAAACAGAAAAACGACTCTGCCAgacttaattttttcaagacaTAGAAAATGATTTGGCCTAACAATGATCAGCATATCTTGATTATACTTTATACGGTGTCATGGATGAATAGTATATTAAGTAATCGACTTAAGCCACAATCAATTGGGGTTGTTAGACTGGATTAGGgccagaaaaattaaaaacaaatattgttATTGGTCAAGTGTCCAGTTGCATTTCGTATAATCATATCTCGCAGACTCACCATTTTAAACCTCATATTTATGCAAATTAAGTACTTTCTCTTCATTCTTGCATATTCAACATAAGAAATccattctttcattttataaatccTTAATTCTCAAGGCCCTTGAAATCGATCCAAACTTGATTGCAGACTTTTACCATGTTAAATGAGAAAGCAAGCATTCTATTTGGGATTCTTGAACACAGATATCAATGcataaacatatatttcaaCAGAGATAAGTAGGACTCCCAGAAAATGGaataaagtataaatagtGAATGAAATCCAACAATATATTAGTAGCAGAGAGCTGACCAAACCAGAGATCCTAACAACGCCTAACTAAAGCTATACTGCATTCAGTCAGATTCCCAGCATAGTGATGCCCTTAATTTATCTGAAATACTTGGAAGGTACAATAAAACGAGATCCATAGAGTTGCAAGGTTTcatttttacacataattgaaaattggGAGACAATCACTCCAATACCAGGAAAGAGAAggaatacaaataaataaataatcaaagtgaGTTACAGCTTAAAATCACCTTGAGTAAGCAGGAGAGGATTGTAAGTTGCaggaaaaaaactaaaaaagtgTGAGGAAGAGAATTTTAGTAGTTGGGGTACTAACCGTATCACCGTAGGAATTATCAGATTCCATTTCGCGGCGGACCTTGGCGTAGAGCTGAGGGCTGCGGTAAACGGAACCGGGGGTAGGCCTATGCTTAATAACGGGAACAACATCAAACGACACCGTTCCCATGTAAAACAACATGACGGAAATGTAGAGTAGGGGAGCGAAGAGAAAAAGGCCCTGGCGCTTGAGGAGTAGGGAGAGTAGGGTCCAAGCGAGGCGCTGGGCGAGGGAATTAGGTGGGGAGCGAGCGGGTTTGGAAGGGCGTTGACGGCGGGGATCTTGGACTGTTACTTCCGCTGCTTGGGAGCCTATTGTACGCTTGCATCGCTGTGTTTCTTCACATGATAGTAACAATAGGGAGGACGAATTTTACGCGAAAAGATACAAATCGTGATGAATAGATAAAAAGGGGGGAGGGGACTCAGGGGAGAGGGGAGAAGAGATAGCGAGGGTGGGGACACGTGACGTGAGAGAGGGGCGCACGTGCAAAAGGgaagagtgagagtgagagtgagaagTGAGGGATGATGAATTGGAATGGAAGGGAAGTGGGGGATTAGGGCGTGTTTGGGAGTACAGTACAGTCTACAACTACTGCTGCCTGCTGGGGAATTGATATTGACAGTTCTAAAGAGGACTCGTTTTCAGTTtcaatgtataataataatatcagaTCAAATCAATTCAATCCGATATGAACAACAAACAAATTGTtgccaaaatttaaatatgggAAATGAGGAGGAAAATGTGAAAAGGTTAATACGAACAAGTT encodes:
- the LOC110011763 gene encoding WUSCHEL-related homeobox 3-like → MWMMESNNHEHGKELMRMSTSASTDGPKLRPLMPRPISSSNSTKSSSSTFSTITSTLPCCIRNPNNILTWNYPISMINTSGCVINDYCVKRDDEIIKTAPLVSGRWSPTREQVQALEEMYRRGIRTPSADQIQQIAAKLRRFGKIEGKNVFYWFQNHKARERQKKRRQLQLIPLPANKIHHQTLASAPPELRRRYFDIEHHKKLPNPSNCTTHSEDSAVSMHGSVIAEYCNKDGWTHKELQQKTTTPHKIQTSCRLDLSSCFSVQPITTADQEKTKPLITALNLSLLLPPKDLDHHNYIVRNEIKENDQTLELFPIGTGRSNDLHEPEIHDVSTTETKLRPNEFIEFLPTKN